The DNA region TAGCGCCCCTGCAGCCGCAGATCGGCATTGACCCAGCGGCCGGTACCGGCCGCACCGCTGGCGCCGGACAGCGCCACGCTGGCGCGCAGGTGCAGCGGCTCCCAGGCGGCCAGGCTCAGCAGCCCGGCGCGGGCGTCCTCGCCGGACGCTCGTTCCAGCTGCATCCACACGCCGGCCCCGTCCGGCAGCGCCAGGCGGGTGCGCAGGTCGGCGGCCAGGCGGCGTTCCTCGGGCTGCATGGCGAAGGGCGCGACGGCGGGCGTGGCTGCCAGCCACAGGTGGGCGGCCTGCGACGCCTGGCGGGCCAGCAGGCCCGTGCGGCGGTCGGCGTCCGCACCGCCGTCGCCCGCCAGCGCGTGGGCCGTGGCCAGCGTGGCCAGGGCCTGTTCGCGCGAGATGGGGTGGATCAGCGCGCCGGTGCGCTGCAGCAGCGCCATCGCGATGCCGTGCGACGCGATGAGGGCCACCACCAGCAGCAGCCCGTACTGCCAGGCGAGGCCCAGGCCTCGGCCGGCCGGGGCAGATGTATGGGACGTGGCGACAGCGCCGGGCGCGGGCGGCATCGGCTCAGGTCTCCGCGGCGTCCGCGGGCACCACGCGGGCCACCAGCGAATAGCCACCCCCGCGCACGGTGCGCAGCAGCGGCGCCTCGGCCGCGGCATCGTGCAGCTGGGCACGCAGCCGGCTGATCTGCCGGTCGATGGTGCGGTCATAGGCGGCGTCGCCCTCGCGGCCCTGGGTGCGCGTCAGGTCGAGCAACTGATCGCGGCTCAGCACGCTGTTGGCGTGGTGCAGCAGCACTTCGAGCAGGCGGGCCTGCGCATCGCCCAGCCGCTGCACGGGGCCGGCCGGCGGGCGCAGGCAGGCCCGCGCGGCATCGAAGTGCCAGCCGGCGAAGGCGAAGCAGCGCGTGGGTGCGGGCGGGGCCGGCGCGGTGCGCGCGGCGGGCGCCGGGCTCCGCCGGCGCACCACGGCGCGGATGCGGGCCAGCAGCTCACGCGGATCGAACGGCTTGACGATGTAGTCGTCCGCGCCCCGCTCCAGGCCGTGCACGCGGTCCTCCACGCCCGAGCGCGCCGTCAGCAGCAGCACCGGAACGCCCTGCGCGGCCTGGATGCGGTGGCAGAGCTGGCTGCCGTCGCCGTCGGGCAGCATCACGTCCAGCACCACGGCGTCGTAGCGGTGCAGGTCCAGCAGGCTGAGCAGCGTGCGCGCGTCCCCGGCCGTGTCCACCGCCAGCCCCTCGCGGCGCAGGAAGGCGGCCAGCGGCTCACGGATGCGGGGGTGGTCGTCCACCACCAGCACGCGCAGGCGGGCGGGCGTGGCTGCAGGGTGGGGCGGTGGGGCGGCGGCTGTCACAAGCGGTCCAAAAACGCGGGTTGTTGAT from Paracidovorax wautersii includes:
- a CDS encoding response regulator transcription factor, translated to MTAAAPPPHPAATPARLRVLVVDDHPRIREPLAAFLRREGLAVDTAGDARTLLSLLDLHRYDAVVLDVMLPDGDGSQLCHRIQAAQGVPVLLLTARSGVEDRVHGLERGADDYIVKPFDPRELLARIRAVVRRRSPAPAARTAPAPPAPTRCFAFAGWHFDAARACLRPPAGPVQRLGDAQARLLEVLLHHANSVLSRDQLLDLTRTQGREGDAAYDRTIDRQISRLRAQLHDAAAEAPLLRTVRGGGYSLVARVVPADAAET